A DNA window from Novosphingobium sp. RL4 contains the following coding sequences:
- a CDS encoding FeoA family protein, with translation MTLDLLPIDQRARIVAVDWNALVPEEARRLRALGLEEGATVSVSHRGVAGGRDPIAIAIGRMTIAVRRAHAHAMEVAPV, from the coding sequence ATGACTCTCGATCTGCTCCCCATCGACCAGCGCGCTCGAATCGTCGCGGTGGACTGGAATGCCCTCGTTCCCGAAGAAGCCCGCCGCCTTCGCGCGCTGGGACTGGAGGAGGGGGCGACCGTCTCGGTATCGCACCGCGGCGTCGCCGGAGGGCGCGACCCGATCGCCATCGCCATCGGCCGCATGACCATCGCCGTGCGCCGGGCTCACGCCCATGCCATGGAGGTCGCGCCGGTATGA
- the hslU gene encoding ATP-dependent protease ATPase subunit HslU, whose product MKDNLTPKAIVRALDEHIVGQTEAKKAVAVALRNRWRRQKLSLELRDEVTPKNILMIGPTGCGKTEISRRLAKLADAPFVKVEATKFTEVGYVGRDVEQIARDLVEEAIRLEKERRRESVREAASKAAMERLLNALVGEGASEATRASFHQRITENAMNETEVEIEVEDGPSAPMEIPGMGGSVGMINLSDIMGKFGGPKLTRRKMKVPDAWDKLVDEESEKRMDQDDVARTALANAETNGIVFLDEIDKIAVSDVRGGSVSREGVQRDLLPLIEGTTVATKYGPMKTDHVLFIASGAFHLAKPSDMLPELQGRLPIRVELKALTEADFVRILSETRANLVAQYRALLATEEVSVEVTSDAVSEIARIAALVNESVENIGARRLQTVMEKLLEELSFEAEDRKGETVTIDETYVRDRLEGLAGNADLSKYIL is encoded by the coding sequence ATGAAAGACAACCTGACCCCGAAGGCGATCGTCCGCGCCCTTGATGAACACATCGTCGGCCAGACCGAAGCCAAGAAGGCCGTCGCGGTGGCCCTGCGCAATCGCTGGAGAAGGCAGAAGCTCTCGCTCGAACTGCGCGACGAGGTGACGCCGAAGAACATCCTGATGATCGGCCCCACGGGCTGCGGCAAGACCGAGATCAGCCGCCGCCTCGCCAAGCTGGCCGATGCGCCTTTCGTGAAGGTGGAAGCCACCAAGTTCACCGAAGTCGGCTATGTCGGCCGCGATGTCGAGCAGATCGCCCGCGATCTGGTGGAAGAGGCGATCCGCCTCGAAAAGGAACGCCGCCGCGAATCGGTGCGTGAAGCCGCTTCCAAGGCGGCGATGGAGCGCCTGCTCAATGCCCTTGTCGGCGAAGGCGCCTCCGAGGCGACCCGCGCCTCCTTCCACCAGCGCATCACCGAAAACGCCATGAACGAGACCGAGGTCGAGATCGAGGTCGAGGACGGACCCTCGGCGCCGATGGAGATCCCGGGCATGGGCGGCTCGGTCGGCATGATCAACCTGTCGGACATCATGGGCAAGTTCGGCGGTCCGAAGCTGACGCGCCGCAAGATGAAGGTGCCTGACGCCTGGGACAAGCTGGTCGACGAGGAGTCGGAAAAGCGGATGGACCAGGACGATGTGGCCCGCACCGCGCTGGCCAATGCCGAGACCAACGGCATCGTCTTCCTCGACGAGATCGACAAGATCGCCGTGTCCGACGTGCGCGGCGGCTCGGTCAGCCGCGAAGGCGTGCAGCGCGATCTGCTGCCGCTGATCGAGGGCACCACCGTTGCCACCAAGTACGGGCCGATGAAGACCGACCATGTCCTCTTCATCGCCTCGGGCGCGTTCCACCTCGCCAAGCCTTCCGACATGCTGCCCGAGCTTCAGGGCCGCCTGCCGATCCGGGTAGAGCTGAAGGCGCTGACCGAGGCCGATTTCGTGCGCATCCTCTCGGAAACCCGCGCGAACCTGGTGGCCCAGTACCGGGCGCTGCTCGCTACCGAGGAGGTTTCGGTGGAAGTCACGAGCGACGCGGTCAGCGAAATCGCCCGCATCGCCGCGCTGGTGAACGAGAGCGTCGAGAATATCGGCGCCCGGCGCCTGCAGACGGTGATGGAAAAGCTGCTCGAGGAACTCAGCTTCGAGGCCGAGGACCGCAAGGGCGAGACCGTGACCATCGACGAGACTTACGTTCGCGACAGGCTGGAAGGCCTCGCCGGCAACGCCGACCTGTCGAAGTACATCCTGTAA
- the feoB gene encoding ferrous iron transporter B has translation MSGQRKIALVGNPNAGKSALFNALTGARQKIANYPGVTVERKSGRLVLPTGEPVEMTDLPGAYSLDATSPDEEVTSKVIAGHFTGEAAPDVLVVVLDASNLEQHLVFAQEILALGKPTVVALNMVDLAERDGLVIDPAVLQEELGVRVISTVAVRRRGLVELAEAIASAETRHPGPGLTALGATERRVAAHAMADAAILSESKRHRLHAKLDKVLLHPWFGFLIMMAVFFVMFQAVFAWATPFADALDAGAGWLHDTVKGAMPPGLLRDLLTDGVIAGVGAVIVFLPQIVILFAFILALEASGYMARAAFLMDRLMAFVGLSGRSFIPLLSSFACAIPGIMATRSITDPKDRLTTILIAPLMTCSARLPVYAVIISAFIPNNDIGGGVHLQGLVLFALYVAGIVGAMVVALILRSTVTKGAASGFIMEMPKYQLPRLKDMAIGLWQRAWIFLRRAGTIIFTVTVVLWVLLNFPQAKPGESQVDASIAGKIANGLAVVVEPIGFNRDMALALIPAMAAREVAVSSLATTYAVDAGDDEDAQAVELGDRLKGRWTLPMALAFLAWFVFAPQCMSTIAVTRRETNGWRWPIFMLAYLFGLAYVAAGVTYWVAVGAGL, from the coding sequence ATGAGCGGCCAGCGCAAGATCGCCCTCGTCGGCAACCCCAATGCGGGCAAGAGCGCGCTGTTCAACGCGCTGACCGGCGCGCGCCAGAAGATCGCGAACTATCCGGGGGTTACCGTGGAGCGCAAGTCGGGCCGCCTCGTGCTGCCGACCGGCGAGCCGGTGGAAATGACCGACCTTCCGGGTGCCTACAGCTTGGATGCGACCAGCCCCGACGAGGAAGTGACCTCCAAGGTCATTGCCGGTCACTTCACCGGGGAAGCCGCGCCCGATGTTCTGGTGGTCGTTCTCGACGCCTCGAACCTTGAGCAGCACCTTGTTTTTGCGCAGGAAATTCTTGCGCTGGGCAAGCCGACCGTGGTCGCGCTCAACATGGTGGACCTTGCCGAGCGTGACGGTCTGGTGATCGATCCCGCGGTGCTTCAGGAAGAACTGGGCGTGCGGGTGATCTCCACCGTCGCCGTGCGCCGCCGCGGCCTCGTCGAACTTGCCGAAGCGATCGCCTCGGCGGAAACCCGCCATCCGGGGCCGGGCCTGACCGCGCTTGGCGCCACCGAGCGCCGCGTTGCCGCCCATGCCATGGCCGACGCCGCGATCCTGTCCGAATCGAAGCGCCACCGCCTCCACGCGAAGCTCGACAAGGTGCTGCTGCACCCCTGGTTCGGCTTCCTCATCATGATGGCGGTGTTCTTCGTGATGTTCCAGGCGGTGTTTGCCTGGGCGACGCCGTTCGCTGATGCGCTGGATGCCGGCGCGGGCTGGCTGCACGATACCGTGAAGGGCGCGATGCCCCCCGGCTTGCTGCGCGACCTCCTGACCGACGGTGTGATCGCCGGCGTCGGTGCGGTGATCGTGTTCCTGCCGCAGATCGTCATCCTCTTCGCCTTCATTCTGGCGCTGGAAGCCTCGGGCTACATGGCCCGCGCGGCCTTCCTGATGGACCGGCTGATGGCGTTCGTGGGGCTTTCTGGCCGCAGCTTCATTCCGCTGCTCTCCAGCTTCGCCTGCGCCATTCCCGGCATCATGGCCACCCGTTCGATCACCGATCCCAAGGACCGGCTGACCACGATCCTGATCGCTCCGCTGATGACCTGTTCGGCGCGCCTGCCGGTCTATGCGGTTATCATCAGCGCCTTCATTCCCAACAATGACATCGGTGGAGGCGTACACCTGCAAGGCCTCGTGCTTTTCGCGCTTTATGTCGCGGGCATCGTCGGGGCCATGGTGGTGGCGCTGATCCTTCGCAGCACGGTTACCAAGGGTGCCGCTTCGGGCTTCATCATGGAGATGCCGAAGTATCAGTTGCCCCGTCTCAAGGACATGGCGATTGGCCTGTGGCAACGTGCGTGGATCTTCCTGCGCCGCGCCGGCACGATCATCTTCACTGTCACCGTGGTGCTCTGGGTGCTGCTCAACTTCCCGCAGGCCAAGCCCGGCGAGAGCCAGGTCGACGCCTCGATCGCGGGCAAGATCGCCAATGGCCTTGCCGTGGTGGTGGAACCGATCGGCTTCAACCGCGACATGGCACTGGCACTGATCCCGGCCATGGCCGCGCGCGAAGTGGCGGTCTCCTCGCTGGCGACGACTTATGCCGTCGATGCCGGGGACGACGAGGATGCGCAGGCGGTTGAACTGGGCGACCGGCTCAAGGGCCGCTGGACCCTGCCGATGGCGCTGGCGTTCCTGGCCTGGTTCGTCTTCGCGCCGCAGTGCATGTCGACCATCGCCGTCACCCGCCGCGAGACCAACGGCTGGAGGTGGCCGATCTTCATGCTCGCCTACCTGTTCGGCCTTGCCTACGTGGCGGCGGGCGTGACCTACTGGGTCGCGGTGGGGGCTGGGTTGTAG
- a CDS encoding aspartyl protease family protein translates to MAASMLAKALLIAESVILGVSPPAVSGTPAPTGADPPALALRGSIKDALQDTETVQGQADIDDRMTVDVGLEGKGPYRFLIDTGSQNTVVSSTLAGRLGLVQGPEVRVISMGGTSSVATAQLQSLDIGQKNYTDLTVPLLERQHIGADGIVGTDSLQGQRVVLDFVHNTIAIGDAQSLGGSSGYEIVVRARKREGRLILTDALIDGIRADVVIDTGASSTIGNLALQRAIRERSAGQTTLLSVTGHELPAGLGVAKVLRISDVNISNVVIAFADAPAFKELSLRKRPAIFLGMRELRVFKRIAIDFSTRRILFDMPKGS, encoded by the coding sequence ATGGCCGCAAGCATGCTTGCGAAGGCACTTCTTATCGCGGAATCGGTGATTCTGGGCGTGAGCCCTCCTGCCGTATCCGGGACGCCGGCACCCACCGGCGCCGACCCTCCGGCCCTGGCCCTGAGAGGCTCCATCAAGGATGCCTTGCAGGATACCGAAACCGTGCAGGGCCAGGCCGACATCGACGACCGGATGACCGTGGACGTCGGGCTGGAAGGCAAGGGCCCCTACCGCTTCCTGATCGACACGGGATCGCAGAACACGGTGGTCTCCAGCACGCTGGCGGGCAGGCTCGGGCTCGTGCAGGGGCCGGAAGTGCGCGTCATCAGCATGGGCGGCACCAGCAGCGTGGCCACCGCACAGCTCCAGTCGCTCGATATCGGGCAGAAGAACTACACGGACCTTACCGTGCCCCTGCTGGAACGACAGCACATCGGGGCGGACGGGATCGTCGGCACGGACAGCCTGCAGGGGCAGCGGGTCGTGCTGGACTTCGTGCACAATACCATCGCCATCGGCGACGCCCAGAGCCTGGGCGGCAGCAGCGGTTACGAGATCGTGGTGCGCGCCCGCAAGCGCGAGGGGCGCCTCATCCTCACCGATGCGCTGATCGACGGTATCCGCGCCGACGTCGTCATCGACACCGGCGCCAGTTCGACCATCGGCAACCTCGCCCTGCAACGCGCGATCCGCGAAAGGTCCGCCGGCCAGACCACCCTGCTCAGCGTCACCGGCCACGAACTGCCCGCCGGTCTCGGCGTGGCGAAAGTGCTAAGGATCAGCGACGTCAACATTTCCAACGTGGTGATCGCCTTCGCCGATGCCCCCGCCTTCAAGGAACTGAGCCTGCGCAAACGCCCCGCGATCTTCCTCGGCATGCGCGAACTCAGGGTGTTCAAGCGGATCGCGATAGACTTCTCGACGCGCCGCATCCTGTTCGACATGCCGAAGGGATCGTGA
- a CDS encoding YceD family protein — protein sequence MTDTPNIKPEFSRSLDIRQVEGKAAHLAADEAERAALAKRFMLVRIDSLSADLELSRRDRKVDVRGRIKAEFVQACAVSAEDIAVSVDEPVFFRFVPEATDHAPDEELELAAEDCDEIEYSGTHFDLGEAVAQSLALAIDPFLTGPDADAARKAAGIGTPEDSGPFAALKGLGLKE from the coding sequence ATGACCGATACCCCCAACATCAAGCCCGAATTTTCCCGCAGCCTCGACATCCGGCAGGTCGAAGGCAAGGCCGCGCATCTCGCCGCCGATGAGGCCGAGCGCGCCGCCCTGGCCAAACGCTTCATGCTCGTGCGGATCGATTCGCTGTCGGCCGACCTCGAACTCTCGCGCAGGGACCGCAAGGTCGATGTCCGCGGCAGGATCAAGGCGGAATTCGTCCAGGCCTGCGCTGTCTCGGCAGAGGATATCGCCGTCTCGGTGGACGAGCCGGTGTTCTTCCGCTTCGTCCCCGAAGCGACGGACCATGCGCCTGACGAGGAACTGGAACTGGCCGCCGAGGATTGCGACGAGATCGAGTATTCCGGCACGCACTTCGACCTTGGCGAAGCCGTGGCGCAGAGCCTTGCGCTTGCGATCGACCCGTTCCTGACCGGGCCGGACGCCGATGCCGCCCGCAAGGCCGCCGGGATCGGCACGCCCGAGGACAGCGGCCCCTTCGCCGCGCTCAAGGGACTTGGCCTCAAGGAATGA
- a CDS encoding ubiquinol-cytochrome C chaperone family protein has translation MSILSRLVGKRSDTRAEVRPLWHRVVEIAREKPWYAEFGVADSVPGRFDAVTLVLALVMLRMERDGTLIEPSVRLTELFVEDMDGQLRQSGVGDLVVGKRMGKLMSVLGGRIGALREALPLGAEELAGVLERNVTLNGAADTLKLAGHVQALAARLDTLSDQEILNASIAR, from the coding sequence GTGTCCATACTTTCCCGTCTCGTCGGCAAGCGATCCGATACCCGTGCCGAGGTCCGTCCGCTGTGGCACCGCGTGGTCGAGATCGCCCGCGAGAAGCCCTGGTATGCCGAATTCGGCGTGGCCGACAGCGTGCCGGGCCGTTTCGACGCGGTAACGCTGGTGCTGGCGCTCGTGATGCTGCGGATGGAGCGTGACGGGACGCTGATCGAACCTTCCGTGCGCCTGACCGAGCTGTTCGTCGAGGACATGGACGGGCAGCTTCGCCAGTCGGGCGTGGGCGACCTCGTGGTGGGCAAGCGCATGGGCAAGCTCATGAGCGTGCTGGGCGGCCGCATCGGCGCGCTGCGCGAGGCGCTGCCGCTGGGCGCGGAAGAACTGGCGGGCGTACTGGAACGCAACGTGACGCTGAACGGCGCCGCAGACACCCTCAAGCTGGCCGGGCACGTCCAGGCACTGGCCGCCCGGCTCGATACCCTTTCCGATCAAGAGATCCTGAACGCGAGCATTGCGCGATGA
- the ssb gene encoding single-stranded DNA-binding protein: MAGSVNKVILIGNLGADPEVKSFQNGGRIANLRIATSENWKDRATGERKERTEWHSVVIQSEGLVGVVERFLRKGSKIYIEGQLRTRKWQDQNGNDRYTTEVSVGGIGGVLTMLDGAQGGGAGGGGARGGSGGGWGEGGSSGGSSGGFGGGSRSGGGSGSGSGGDWGRSGGAAGGASSGGDDWGRTGSTGGGFGDDLDDDIPF, from the coding sequence ATGGCAGGCAGCGTCAACAAGGTCATTCTGATCGGCAACCTCGGAGCCGATCCCGAAGTGAAGTCGTTCCAGAACGGCGGGCGCATTGCCAATCTGCGCATCGCGACCTCGGAAAACTGGAAGGATCGCGCCACCGGAGAACGCAAGGAGCGTACCGAGTGGCACTCCGTGGTGATCCAGAGCGAAGGCCTGGTCGGCGTGGTCGAACGGTTCCTGCGTAAGGGCTCGAAGATCTACATCGAAGGCCAGCTGCGCACCCGCAAGTGGCAGGACCAGAACGGCAACGATCGCTACACCACCGAAGTCTCGGTCGGCGGCATCGGCGGCGTGCTCACCATGCTTGACGGCGCCCAGGGTGGCGGCGCTGGCGGCGGCGGCGCGCGCGGCGGTTCCGGCGGCGGCTGGGGCGAAGGCGGCAGCAGCGGCGGTTCGTCGGGCGGCTTCGGCGGCGGCAGCCGTTCGGGCGGCGGTTCGGGCAGCGGTTCGGGCGGAGACTGGGGCCGCAGCGGCGGCGCCGCGGGCGGCGCGTCTTCGGGCGGTGACGACTGGGGCCGCACGGGCAGCACCGGCGGCGGCTTCGGCGACGATCTCGACGACGATATCCCGTTCTGA
- a CDS encoding DUF1737 domain-containing protein: MYQTPEDRPIYRLLTGADDRAFCERVSEALAQGWRLYGSPSLSWDTAENCMKAAQAVVWHEADVVK, translated from the coding sequence ATGTACCAGACGCCCGAAGACCGCCCGATCTACCGCCTGCTCACCGGAGCGGACGACCGCGCCTTTTGCGAGCGTGTGTCGGAAGCACTGGCGCAGGGCTGGCGGCTCTACGGCTCGCCCTCGCTATCGTGGGATACGGCCGAGAATTGCATGAAGGCGGCTCAGGCGGTGGTGTGGCACGAGGCCGACGTTGTCAAATAA
- a CDS encoding ABCB family ABC transporter ATP-binding protein/permease has translation MPPDTAVTDSRARHDGWRTLLRFMPYLWPAGNPALRWRIVWACVFILLSTATQLALPYLMKWAVDLMGATGPKLVQLAMLMVLGYAAGRLIQTAFDNFRNIVFERVGQDATRELAENVFGQLHRLSLRFHLARRTGEVTKTIERGTKSIDTMLYFMLFNIAPTILQLLVVAVIFYINFGPGLVIATAVAIAAYIWVTRTITEWRTKLREQMNRLDGQALARAVDSLLNYETVKYFSAEDRERERYAQATRAYAVAAVKSENSLGLLNIAQGVVVNLLMAGALGYTVWGWYKGQYTAGQLVFVQTYLTQLFRPLDMLGMVYRTIRQGLIDMAEMFRLLDEPQEVSDKPGAPALVIRRPSVVFDNVEFGYEPDRRILKGLSFEVPAGQNFAVVGPSGAGKSTLARLLFRFYDPQQGRILIDGQDIAGITQASLRAAIGIVPQDSVLFNDTIGYNIAYGRDGAGQDEVENAARGAALMGLIDRLPQGFATEVGERGLKLSGGEKQRVAIARTLVKNPPILLLDEATSALDTRTEQDILATLHRVSENRTSLSIAHRLSTIADADRILVLNDGRLAESGTHSQLLRQDGLYAEMWARQAAEAEAMIEAAE, from the coding sequence ATGCCGCCAGACACCGCCGTAACCGATTCCCGCGCCCGCCACGATGGCTGGCGCACCCTGCTGCGCTTCATGCCGTATCTCTGGCCTGCCGGGAATCCGGCGCTGCGCTGGCGGATCGTCTGGGCCTGCGTGTTCATCCTGCTTTCCACCGCAACCCAGCTTGCCCTGCCTTACCTGATGAAGTGGGCGGTCGACCTGATGGGCGCCACCGGCCCGAAGCTGGTGCAGCTCGCGATGCTGATGGTGCTGGGTTACGCAGCGGGCCGCCTGATCCAGACCGCGTTCGACAACTTCCGCAACATCGTGTTCGAGCGCGTGGGACAGGATGCGACCCGCGAACTGGCGGAAAACGTGTTCGGCCAGCTCCACCGGCTCTCGCTGCGGTTCCACCTTGCCCGCCGCACCGGGGAAGTGACCAAGACGATCGAGCGCGGGACCAAGAGCATCGACACGATGCTCTATTTCATGCTCTTCAACATCGCGCCCACCATCCTGCAACTGCTGGTGGTGGCGGTGATCTTCTACATCAATTTCGGCCCCGGCCTCGTCATCGCCACTGCCGTGGCGATCGCCGCCTATATCTGGGTGACCCGCACGATCACCGAGTGGCGCACCAAGCTGCGCGAACAGATGAACCGGCTGGACGGGCAAGCGCTGGCCCGCGCGGTGGACTCGCTGCTCAACTATGAAACGGTGAAGTACTTCTCCGCCGAGGACCGCGAACGGGAGCGTTACGCCCAGGCTACGCGGGCCTATGCGGTCGCGGCGGTCAAGAGCGAGAACTCGCTCGGGCTGCTCAACATCGCGCAGGGCGTGGTGGTCAACCTGCTGATGGCGGGCGCGCTGGGCTATACCGTCTGGGGCTGGTACAAGGGCCAGTACACGGCCGGTCAGCTCGTTTTCGTGCAGACCTACCTCACGCAGCTTTTCCGCCCGCTCGACATGCTCGGCATGGTCTATCGCACGATCCGGCAGGGCCTGATCGACATGGCGGAAATGTTCCGGCTGCTCGACGAACCGCAGGAAGTCTCTGACAAGCCCGGCGCCCCGGCGCTGGTGATCCGCCGGCCCTCGGTGGTGTTCGACAATGTGGAGTTCGGCTACGAGCCAGACCGCCGCATCCTCAAGGGCCTCTCGTTCGAGGTTCCGGCCGGACAGAACTTCGCCGTCGTCGGCCCTTCGGGCGCGGGCAAGTCCACGCTCGCGCGGCTGCTGTTCCGCTTCTACGATCCCCAGCAGGGCCGCATCCTGATCGACGGGCAGGACATCGCCGGGATCACCCAGGCCAGCCTGCGCGCCGCCATCGGCATCGTTCCGCAGGACTCGGTGCTGTTCAACGACACCATCGGCTACAACATCGCCTATGGCCGCGACGGCGCCGGGCAGGACGAGGTGGAAAACGCCGCGCGGGGCGCCGCGCTGATGGGCCTGATCGACCGCCTGCCGCAGGGTTTCGCCACCGAAGTGGGCGAACGCGGCCTCAAGCTTTCCGGCGGCGAGAAACAGCGCGTGGCGATCGCCCGCACGCTGGTCAAGAACCCGCCGATCCTGCTGCTCGACGAAGCCACGTCCGCGCTGGACACCCGCACGGAGCAGGACATCCTCGCCACGCTGCACCGCGTATCCGAGAACCGCACCAGCCTGTCGATCGCGCACCGGCTTTCGACCATCGCCGATGCGGACCGGATTCTCGTGCTCAATGACGGGCGCCTGGCCGAGAGCGGCACCCATTCCCAGCTCCTGCGGCAGGACGGGCTCTATGCGGAAATGTGGGCGCGCCAGGCCGCCGAAGCCGAAGCGATGATCGAAGCGGCAGAATAA
- a CDS encoding phytanoyl-CoA dioxygenase family protein: MNGSAPPAEAGDERLQLRLDRDGACFHGGLALPILDALAGVLAKWPDGRAGTRIAGGAGLARLLGPEAPVGARLAELAGLPVRPVKAVLFDKNDRADWSLGWHQDRTIAVRAEADLPGFGPWTVKQGICHVEPPFALSEGMLTVRIHLDPVDAGNAPLLIVPGSHRLGRIAVADVDAIVARAPVFSCLADTGDVWIYRTPILHASHAARPGRRRRVLQVDYAAGDLPAPLEWLGI; the protein is encoded by the coding sequence GTGAACGGCTCCGCGCCTCCTGCGGAAGCCGGAGACGAGCGGCTGCAACTCCGTCTGGACCGTGATGGCGCCTGTTTTCATGGCGGGCTGGCTTTGCCGATTCTCGATGCGCTTGCCGGGGTTCTGGCGAAATGGCCGGACGGCCGGGCCGGAACCCGGATCGCGGGAGGTGCCGGACTGGCGCGGCTGCTCGGGCCGGAAGCGCCGGTCGGTGCGCGACTGGCGGAACTGGCCGGTCTGCCGGTGCGCCCGGTCAAGGCGGTGCTGTTCGACAAGAACGACCGGGCCGACTGGTCGCTGGGCTGGCATCAGGACCGGACGATCGCGGTCCGCGCCGAAGCGGATTTGCCGGGCTTCGGGCCTTGGACCGTCAAGCAGGGCATTTGCCATGTGGAACCGCCCTTCGCGTTGAGCGAAGGGATGCTGACGGTGCGCATTCATCTCGATCCGGTCGATGCCGGAAACGCCCCGCTGCTGATCGTTCCGGGCTCGCACCGGCTGGGACGCATCGCGGTGGCCGATGTGGACGCGATCGTGGCGCGGGCGCCGGTGTTCTCGTGTCTGGCGGACACCGGGGATGTCTGGATCTATCGAACCCCGATCCTCCATGCCTCCCACGCGGCCCGGCCCGGCCGTCGCCGCCGGGTGCTCCAGGTCGATTACGCTGCCGGGGACTTGCCAGCCCCGCTGGAGTGGCTAGGCATCTGA
- a CDS encoding outer membrane protein assembly factor BamE: MAKAAGIALALAALTGGCSSIRDHRGYLVDQTLLDSVQPGIDNRLSVEKTLGRPTFISQFGEKDYYYISQTVKTPPFRRPQTSEQTVLRVRFDPAGNVVGVDKRGIEEVARINPDGDKTPTLGRHRGLLEDLFGNIGAVGAAGMGGSTGPTGPGPNGS; this comes from the coding sequence ATGGCTAAAGCGGCAGGCATCGCGCTGGCGCTGGCTGCGCTGACGGGAGGTTGTTCCTCCATCCGCGATCACCGCGGCTACCTCGTCGACCAGACGCTTCTCGATTCGGTTCAGCCCGGCATCGACAATCGCCTCTCGGTGGAGAAGACCCTCGGCCGCCCGACTTTCATCAGTCAGTTCGGCGAGAAGGACTACTACTACATCTCGCAGACGGTGAAGACCCCGCCGTTCCGCCGCCCGCAAACCTCTGAACAGACGGTGCTGCGCGTGCGATTCGACCCGGCCGGCAACGTGGTGGGCGTGGACAAGCGCGGCATCGAGGAAGTCGCCCGGATCAACCCCGATGGCGACAAGACGCCGACGCTGGGCCGTCATCGCGGCCTGCTCGAAGACCTGTTCGGCAATATCGGCGCCGTCGGCGCAGCCGGCATGGGCGGCAGCACCGGACCGACCGGCCCCGGCCCGAACGGCAGCTGA
- the hslV gene encoding ATP-dependent protease subunit HslV has translation MDNSGASHGLIQWHGTTIIGVKKGDKTVIAGDGQVSMGNTVMKPNARKVRRIGDGKVIAGFAGATADAFTLFERLERKLEQYRGQLMRAAVELAKDWRTDKYLRNLEALMIVADADTLLVLTGNGDVLEPEGGITAIGSGGNYALAAARALDDYEEDAERIARRAMAVAADICVFTNDRVTVETI, from the coding sequence ATGGACAATAGCGGGGCGAGCCACGGCCTGATCCAGTGGCACGGAACGACCATCATCGGCGTGAAGAAGGGTGACAAGACCGTCATTGCCGGTGACGGGCAGGTTTCCATGGGCAACACCGTCATGAAGCCCAATGCGCGCAAGGTGCGCCGCATCGGCGACGGGAAGGTGATCGCGGGCTTCGCCGGCGCCACTGCCGATGCCTTCACCCTTTTCGAACGGCTGGAGCGCAAGCTGGAGCAATATCGCGGCCAGCTCATGCGGGCCGCGGTGGAACTGGCGAAGGACTGGCGCACCGACAAGTATCTGCGCAACCTCGAAGCGCTGATGATCGTGGCCGACGCCGATACCCTGCTGGTGCTGACCGGCAACGGCGACGTGCTGGAGCCGGAAGGCGGCATCACCGCGATCGGTTCCGGCGGGAACTATGCGCTCGCCGCCGCCCGCGCGCTCGACGACTATGAAGAGGACGCCGAGCGCATCGCCCGGCGCGCCATGGCCGTCGCCGCCGACATCTGCGTCTTCACCAACGACCGTGTCACGGTCGAGACCATCTGA
- a CDS encoding GFA family protein, giving the protein MTLEGGCQCSDVRYTVEGEPEHVALCHCADCRKSSGAPTVAWAAFKSPEFTVTAGQASVYNSSGSAMRHFCPRCGTGLWYTNEEYLPGLVDIQVATLDDPDALPPGAHIQVAERIGWMKQIGDLPEFERYPG; this is encoded by the coding sequence ATGACGCTCGAAGGTGGATGCCAGTGCAGCGACGTTCGCTACACTGTAGAGGGTGAGCCGGAACACGTCGCGCTTTGCCACTGCGCCGATTGCCGCAAGTCGTCCGGCGCGCCGACGGTGGCCTGGGCCGCTTTCAAATCGCCGGAATTCACGGTGACCGCTGGCCAGGCCAGCGTCTACAACTCCAGCGGCAGCGCCATGCGCCACTTCTGCCCGCGCTGCGGCACCGGGCTGTGGTACACGAACGAGGAATACCTGCCCGGCCTCGTGGATATCCAGGTCGCCACGCTCGACGATCCCGATGCCCTCCCGCCCGGAGCCCATATCCAGGTTGCCGAGCGGATCGGCTGGATGAAGCAGATCGGCGATCTTCCCGAATTCGAACGCTATCCGGGGTGA